Proteins found in one bacterium genomic segment:
- the glnD gene encoding [protein-PII] uridylyltransferase produces the protein MLLEPQNQSEIELHPGDFDRYIPDLNLNGVDVKEASLAYLEECRANVKKLQDAYYHSLHVTGALSRMTDKLIIGLFKVIEKEVLRKTTHQGDYATLVATGGYGRGEMNVYSDIDLLFLYPKNKGAYIEMLTEKLLYILWDLKLDVGYATRTIGDCKKLFLEDVTIMTSMLDRRYLAGDNERYEDFNQEILNLVKSGSVRKKMVESKVRERKDRVSKNGASVFVLEPNVKECAGGLRDLQTCQWLSKLLGLDGSFASLSEREYLTIDQTNVLGEARSFLLRIRNELHFLTKRKTDQLTFDRQENVARHMGFENDDDIPLVERFMQAYYKYAYQVSAITDTLIRRIEHRDNMVTSLVRRVTSRKIDDDFRIVDAHIAAKNTAVFDENPKALMTLFYHVQTLGMSIHPETKEVVRLKSAKLDNAFRTNPDNIEAFRKLLNSYKNLGLTFFEMHDVQFLDEWMPEFKKLRCRVQHDIYHIYTIDTHSIFAVNELSKLVAGDYAGKFDFFLEILKEVQQPELLTLGLFLHDIGKGEGGNHSVKGAEIAKKITDRINYSDEEKKAIDFLITSHLLMPHLSQRRDIEDPDLIINFARSMGTLDNLNMLFLLTWGDIRAVGPEAWTDWKGTLLEKLYRKTREVLLKGDFSPESSRLHVSQGKERLREALLVHYPVLKVDYFLDQMPPRYFVIHTPDEAIKHFLLFNDELKDEVTVKQIPIKEEGVNEILIDSLNSPKVFYLVTGVMLAYSINILRADIFPTRDGHLLIILKITDEKGGMIHNDTLFKEVKLSLGEVISGRVKVESLLEKRNIPDYLKKKQVQKAKTKVVVDNDVSAYSTVIDIYAHDRLGLLYDISRTLYDQGCYVEVSKISTKVEQATDVFYVKDIFGHKITSKAKITGIQKALMAVIEPEIPAS, from the coding sequence ATTTGAATGGAGTTGACGTGAAAGAGGCGTCTCTTGCGTATTTGGAAGAATGTCGTGCCAATGTTAAAAAACTGCAAGATGCCTATTATCATTCCTTACACGTTACGGGCGCCTTGTCGCGTATGACCGATAAACTGATTATTGGTTTATTTAAAGTTATTGAAAAAGAAGTGCTGCGAAAAACCACGCATCAGGGTGATTATGCCACTCTTGTGGCAACAGGCGGTTATGGCCGTGGCGAAATGAATGTATATTCCGATATCGACCTTCTTTTTTTATACCCTAAAAATAAGGGCGCCTATATTGAAATGCTCACCGAAAAGCTGCTTTATATTTTGTGGGATTTAAAACTCGATGTTGGATATGCCACGCGTACAATAGGAGATTGTAAAAAGCTGTTTCTAGAAGATGTAACCATCATGACATCCATGCTCGATCGTCGTTATTTGGCTGGTGATAACGAGCGTTATGAAGATTTTAACCAGGAAATTTTAAATTTGGTTAAATCGGGTAGTGTTAGAAAAAAAATGGTAGAGAGTAAGGTGCGTGAACGTAAAGACCGAGTGAGTAAAAACGGCGCTTCTGTTTTTGTGCTGGAACCCAATGTAAAGGAATGTGCAGGCGGATTGCGTGATTTACAAACCTGTCAGTGGCTTTCTAAATTACTGGGTTTAGATGGTTCTTTTGCTTCGTTATCTGAAAGAGAGTATTTAACTATTGATCAAACCAATGTGTTAGGCGAGGCCCGTTCTTTTTTACTACGTATCCGCAACGAATTACATTTTTTAACCAAGCGTAAAACCGATCAGCTTACTTTTGACAGACAAGAAAATGTGGCGCGCCACATGGGTTTTGAAAATGATGATGATATCCCACTGGTAGAACGGTTTATGCAGGCTTATTACAAGTATGCTTATCAGGTATCGGCCATTACGGATACGCTTATCCGTCGTATTGAACATCGTGATAATATGGTCACAAGCCTGGTACGACGTGTTACTTCGCGTAAAATTGATGATGATTTTCGCATTGTAGATGCTCATATTGCGGCTAAAAATACCGCTGTTTTTGATGAAAATCCAAAAGCGCTCATGACGCTTTTTTATCATGTTCAAACTTTGGGGATGTCTATCCATCCCGAAACAAAAGAAGTGGTGCGGCTTAAAAGTGCCAAGCTTGATAATGCCTTTAGAACCAACCCCGATAATATTGAGGCGTTTCGCAAGTTACTCAACTCGTACAAAAATTTGGGACTTACTTTTTTTGAAATGCATGATGTTCAATTTTTAGACGAATGGATGCCCGAATTTAAAAAGCTGCGTTGCCGTGTACAGCACGATATTTATCATATTTATACCATCGACACTCATTCAATTTTTGCTGTGAATGAGCTTTCCAAGCTTGTGGCTGGAGATTATGCCGGTAAATTTGATTTTTTTCTGGAAATTTTAAAAGAAGTGCAGCAGCCAGAACTGCTTACATTGGGGCTTTTTTTACACGATATTGGTAAGGGCGAAGGCGGGAATCATTCGGTAAAGGGTGCAGAAATTGCCAAAAAAATTACCGACCGTATTAACTATAGCGACGAAGAAAAGAAGGCGATCGACTTTTTAATTACATCGCATCTTCTCATGCCTCATTTATCTCAACGCCGCGATATAGAAGACCCAGATCTAATTATTAATTTTGCGCGTTCCATGGGCACATTGGATAATCTCAACATGCTTTTTCTTCTTACCTGGGGCGATATTCGTGCCGTGGGTCCTGAAGCCTGGACTGATTGGAAGGGAACTCTCTTAGAAAAACTATATCGTAAAACGCGCGAGGTGCTTCTAAAAGGAGATTTTTCGCCGGAAAGTTCACGTTTGCATGTGAGTCAGGGAAAAGAAAGATTAAGAGAAGCTCTTTTAGTGCATTATCCTGTTTTAAAAGTGGATTATTTCTTAGACCAGATGCCGCCTCGTTATTTTGTTATTCATACGCCGGATGAGGCCATCAAGCATTTTTTACTGTTTAATGATGAGTTAAAAGATGAAGTTACAGTAAAACAAATTCCTATTAAAGAGGAAGGCGTAAACGAAATATTAATAGATTCGCTAAATTCACCTAAAGTTTTTTATTTGGTTACAGGTGTAATGCTTGCTTATTCCATCAATATTTTAAGGGCCGATATTTTTCCCACACGGGATGGACATTTACTCATTATTCTTAAAATTACCGATGAGAAAGGGGGGATGATTCACAACGATACTCTTTTTAAAGAGGTAAAATTAAGTCTGGGTGAGGTTATTAGTGGCCGTGTGAAAGTAGAAAGCCTGCTTGAAAAACGCAATATCCCCGATTATCTCAAGAAGAAACAGGTGCAAAAGGCTAAAACGAAGGTGGTGGTAGACAACGATGTATCGGCATATTCCACGGTAATCGATATTTATGCACACGACCGTTTGGGCCTTCTGTACGATATCAGTCGCACTCTTTACGATCAGGGTTGTTATGTAGAGGTTTCTAAAATTTCAACCAAAGTAGAGCAGGCAACCGATGTCTTTTATGTGAAGGATATTTTTGGACATAAAATTACATCAAAGGCCAAAATTACGGGCATTCAGAAGGCTCTTATGGCCGTTATAGAGCCCGAAATTCCGGCTAGCTAA
- the der gene encoding ribosome biogenesis GTPase Der — MTDFYASYRPLVALIGRPNVGKSSLFNRLVGYRKALVYDEPGLTRDLHIERVDWTGVTFGLIDAGGLELNSPDKIQQKVTEKAFSALEMADVVLFVLDVRSGMTPADEEWIKLARKTKKPKIIVVNKVDTESTEALFSEFYKIGIKPMMPISAETGRGISEFLDELVSQIKALKQPEPEVLPEGTIKLALVGRPNAGKSTLLNRMLGEDRAVTDDTPGTTRDPISATLKKDDRIFTIVDTAGIRRRGRIDDKIEKYSVIKALDTIEKADVVLLVVDAVSGIGEQDAHIAGEALKQGKALIVLINKWDLAQKQTTKEEILSVLSRKFRFADFIPSIVISAQTGYGLDKLFQTVGSVYDEYTKNISTSALNNALHNIIKQHVMPVYHGHDVNLLYITQKAVKPPTFLVFSDRPAQIHFSYRRYFINKLREIFDFHRVPLKVVFRKKT; from the coding sequence ATGACTGATTTTTACGCTTCATATCGCCCCTTGGTGGCGCTCATTGGACGCCCTAATGTGGGCAAGTCGTCTTTATTTAACCGGCTGGTAGGGTACCGCAAGGCGCTGGTGTATGATGAGCCTGGGCTTACACGTGATTTACATATTGAGCGTGTAGATTGGACAGGAGTTACTTTTGGTTTAATTGATGCCGGTGGACTAGAGCTAAATAGCCCGGATAAAATTCAACAAAAAGTTACCGAAAAAGCTTTTAGTGCCCTAGAAATGGCCGATGTGGTGTTGTTTGTTCTGGATGTCAGAAGTGGTATGACGCCTGCCGATGAAGAGTGGATTAAGCTTGCGCGTAAAACCAAAAAACCAAAAATTATTGTAGTGAACAAGGTAGATACCGAATCAACCGAAGCTCTTTTTTCCGAATTTTATAAAATAGGTATTAAACCCATGATGCCCATTTCGGCCGAAACAGGGCGTGGTATTTCCGAGTTTTTAGACGAGCTGGTTTCTCAAATTAAAGCCCTTAAGCAGCCTGAACCCGAAGTTCTTCCTGAGGGTACAATCAAATTGGCGCTGGTGGGTAGGCCTAATGCGGGTAAATCCACCTTGCTTAACCGTATGCTGGGGGAAGACAGGGCCGTTACAGATGATACGCCTGGCACTACCCGTGACCCAATTTCTGCTACCCTTAAAAAAGATGACCGTATTTTTACAATTGTGGATACGGCGGGCATTAGACGGCGAGGGCGCATAGACGACAAAATTGAAAAATATTCGGTTATCAAGGCGCTGGATACTATTGAAAAAGCCGATGTGGTGCTTTTAGTAGTGGATGCGGTTTCCGGTATTGGAGAGCAGGATGCTCATATTGCCGGAGAGGCTTTAAAGCAGGGGAAAGCGCTCATTGTTCTTATTAACAAGTGGGATTTGGCTCAAAAACAAACAACCAAAGAGGAAATATTAAGTGTATTAAGCCGTAAATTTCGCTTTGCCGATTTTATTCCCTCAATTGTTATTTCGGCCCAAACAGGTTATGGACTTGATAAGCTTTTTCAAACCGTAGGGTCAGTGTATGATGAATATACTAAAAATATTTCAACCTCGGCTCTCAATAATGCCCTACATAATATTATAAAACAACATGTTATGCCTGTTTATCATGGTCATGATGTCAATTTACTGTATATTACCCAAAAAGCAGTCAAGCCTCCCACTTTTTTAGTTTTTTCCGACAGGCCCGCTCAAATTCATTTTTCTTATCGTCGTTACTTTATCAATAAACTCCGTGAAATATTCGATTTTCACCGGGTGCCACTAAAGGTTGTATTTCGCAAGAAAACATAA
- a CDS encoding OmpA family protein — MDESLVLNVGASRGITGGYGSPDFRGFTSISYSFGKHKKKPAAAIKEKVLFPFDRDQYYPEYDTNIDRIANYWKAHKDVYVKLSVAGHTDSKGSNAYNDNLSIRRAKAVAKALVAKGVPSDKIIVSTFGENEPVAPNETTDGKDNPDGRQQNRRVEITLLKKE, encoded by the coding sequence ATGGATGAAAGTTTGGTGTTAAACGTAGGAGCTAGCCGCGGTATTACCGGTGGTTATGGTTCTCCCGATTTCCGCGGATTTACCAGCATTTCTTATTCTTTTGGCAAACATAAAAAGAAACCAGCTGCAGCTATTAAAGAAAAAGTATTGTTCCCGTTTGATCGTGATCAGTATTATCCTGAATACGATACCAATATTGATCGTATTGCCAACTACTGGAAGGCTCATAAAGATGTTTATGTGAAGCTCTCGGTTGCTGGTCATACCGATTCTAAAGGTTCCAATGCCTATAACGACAACTTGTCGATTCGTCGTGCTAAAGCAGTAGCCAAGGCCTTAGTGGCCAAAGGCGTACCTAGCGACAAAATCATTGTTTCCACTTTTGGTGAAAACGAACCCGTTGCTCCTAATGAAACAACGGATGGAAAAGATAATCCAGACGGTCGTCAGCAAAACCGTCGTGTGGAAATTACTCTTCTTAAAAAAGAGTAA
- the ligA gene encoding NAD-dependent DNA ligase LigA: MFPTIIKRLEELRHQISQHDYSYYVLDKPSIADAEYDKLYKELKALEEAHPQFVTPDSPTQRVAGKPLEGFKKFHHKVPLLSLDSLFEISEVEAFEARMKKESERESITYLAEPKFDGLSLEIIYEKGIFKNAGTRGDGEWGEDVTENVKTIRSIPLKINDKNPPDILSVKAEVLLPIQGFEKLNKKLVEEGDEPFANPRNAASGSLRQLDSSLTASRPLDAYFYDIIHTTGTLPKTQSGTIQALKNWGFKVTDLVRTCASLDEVKEFHKELDEKRDDLDFEIDGIVVKVDDIALQKHLGYKSRSPRFAFAYKFEPRQSVTELFDIVLQVGRQGTLTPVALLKPVDVGGVTVSRASLHNLDIINKLGVRAGDTVKVARAGDVIPEVVEVLKRKNPDAPVFTMPSVCPVCASKVTQEGAFYLCSGGYTCLAQLKWSIIHYASKNAMDIEGLGKETVDLLVRQKMVESAADLYLLTKEQLLTLEGFKDKKADNLLAGIAESKRRSLNRFIYALGIRNVGEETASLLAENFGTIDKLSGASLEEIQNISGIGPIVAQNIVDFLATPRNKKLIQLFFERGVMPFYESKIKSRTLEGQTFVLTGELQGFSRNDAKKEIEARGGKVTGSVSKKTHYVVVGENPGSKYTDAQKLGVKTLDEAEFKAILL; the protein is encoded by the coding sequence ATGTTTCCCACTATCATCAAGCGTCTGGAAGAACTACGTCACCAAATATCCCAGCATGATTATTCCTATTACGTACTGGATAAACCTTCCATTGCCGATGCTGAGTACGACAAACTTTATAAAGAATTAAAAGCCCTCGAGGAAGCGCATCCTCAATTTGTTACGCCCGATTCACCTACACAGCGTGTTGCTGGAAAACCACTAGAAGGCTTTAAAAAATTTCATCATAAAGTCCCACTTTTAAGTTTGGATTCTTTGTTTGAAATATCCGAGGTGGAAGCCTTTGAAGCCCGGATGAAAAAAGAGAGCGAACGAGAATCGATTACATACCTGGCTGAACCCAAATTTGATGGCTTGTCGCTAGAGATTATTTACGAAAAGGGAATTTTTAAAAATGCCGGAACAAGAGGCGATGGAGAGTGGGGTGAAGATGTTACCGAGAACGTGAAAACTATTCGTTCTATACCACTTAAAATTAACGATAAAAATCCTCCAGATATACTTTCAGTAAAAGCAGAAGTTTTGCTTCCTATTCAGGGTTTTGAAAAACTCAATAAAAAATTAGTAGAGGAGGGCGACGAACCCTTTGCTAATCCTCGTAATGCGGCAAGCGGATCGCTTCGCCAGCTTGATTCATCGCTCACAGCCTCGCGTCCACTCGATGCTTATTTTTACGATATTATCCATACAACGGGAACTTTGCCTAAAACTCAAAGTGGTACCATTCAAGCTCTCAAGAACTGGGGTTTTAAAGTAACCGATTTAGTGCGTACTTGTGCGTCGCTTGATGAAGTAAAAGAATTTCATAAAGAGTTGGATGAAAAGCGGGATGATTTGGATTTTGAAATTGATGGTATTGTGGTGAAGGTAGACGATATCGCTCTTCAAAAACATTTGGGCTATAAAAGCCGTTCACCCCGTTTTGCTTTTGCGTATAAATTTGAACCTCGTCAAAGTGTCACAGAGCTTTTTGATATTGTACTCCAGGTAGGACGTCAGGGAACCTTAACGCCCGTAGCTCTTCTTAAACCGGTAGATGTGGGTGGGGTGACGGTTTCTCGCGCTTCTCTTCATAATCTGGATATTATCAATAAGTTGGGAGTACGCGCTGGTGATACGGTTAAGGTAGCACGAGCCGGAGATGTGATTCCTGAAGTGGTAGAGGTATTAAAAAGAAAAAATCCTGATGCCCCTGTTTTTACAATGCCCTCAGTATGCCCAGTGTGTGCATCGAAAGTAACACAAGAAGGCGCCTTTTATTTGTGTAGCGGTGGTTACACATGCTTGGCGCAGCTTAAATGGTCCATCATTCATTATGCTTCTAAAAATGCGATGGACATTGAAGGGCTAGGTAAAGAAACAGTCGATTTATTGGTAAGACAAAAAATGGTTGAATCGGCGGCGGATCTTTATCTCCTTACAAAAGAACAATTGCTTACCCTTGAAGGATTTAAAGATAAAAAAGCAGATAATCTTCTTGCCGGTATTGCCGAGAGCAAGAGGCGTTCTTTAAACCGTTTTATCTATGCTTTAGGTATACGGAATGTGGGTGAGGAGACGGCATCTCTTTTAGCTGAAAATTTTGGAACAATAGATAAATTGTCAGGTGCTTCTTTAGAGGAGATCCAAAATATTAGCGGTATTGGCCCTATTGTGGCTCAGAACATTGTTGATTTTTTAGCAACGCCGCGTAACAAAAAATTGATACAGCTCTTTTTTGAGCGTGGAGTCATGCCGTTTTACGAATCAAAAATAAAATCCCGCACCCTCGAGGGGCAAACTTTTGTGCTGACAGGTGAATTACAAGGGTTCTCCCGTAATGATGCTAAAAAGGAAATTGAAGCTCGTGGTGGTAAGGTGACAGGCTCGGTGAGCAAGAAAACCCACTATGTGGTGGTGGGAGAAAACCCCGGTTCCAAGTATACGGACGCGCAAAAATTGGGGGTAAAAACGCTGGATGAGGCCGAATTTAAGGCTATACTTTTGTGA
- a CDS encoding response regulator transcription factor translates to MKILIIEDDKDIAEMLEYNFKQEHFEVAAIGSGLEGLKKAKKWLPDLIILDLMLPDMGGINVCRVLKSEEDTQNIPVIILTAKGEEIDKVVGFEVGAEDYMTKPFSPRELMLRSKALLRRVKKKKVPLNSSVTYSFGNLKVDPDKFEVLVGKTDVKLTAVEFRLLEFLLANKGRVATRDVLLDKVWGYDAELTTRTVDTHIKRLRQKLLSAGDYIETIRGVGYKFKEKP, encoded by the coding sequence ATGAAAATACTGATTATTGAAGATGACAAAGATATTGCCGAGATGCTCGAATATAATTTCAAGCAGGAACATTTTGAAGTAGCTGCTATAGGCAGCGGGCTTGAGGGCCTAAAGAAAGCTAAAAAGTGGCTTCCTGATCTCATTATATTAGACCTTATGCTTCCTGATATGGGAGGTATTAATGTGTGCCGGGTTTTAAAGAGTGAGGAAGATACTCAAAATATCCCGGTGATTATTCTTACGGCTAAAGGCGAAGAGATTGATAAAGTAGTGGGTTTTGAAGTGGGTGCTGAAGACTACATGACCAAGCCCTTTAGCCCACGTGAGCTGATGTTGCGGTCGAAAGCCTTGTTAAGACGTGTTAAAAAGAAAAAGGTTCCTCTCAATTCTTCTGTAACTTATTCCTTTGGTAACCTTAAGGTCGATCCTGATAAATTTGAAGTTTTGGTTGGTAAAACAGATGTTAAACTGACCGCTGTTGAATTTAGGCTTCTTGAGTTTTTACTGGCAAACAAGGGGCGTGTGGCCACCCGTGATGTTTTGCTCGATAAAGTTTGGGGCTATGATGCCGAACTGACTACACGCACGGTAGATACCCATATTAAACGTTTGCGCCAAAAACTT